One genomic region from Leptospira montravelensis encodes:
- a CDS encoding flavin-containing monooxygenase, with protein MTAPILRNPSVVVIGAGMTGILLAIELEKAGITDITILEKKSDLGGTWRENTYPGVACDIPAHMYTYSFEPNPEWSHRFAHGDEIQAYFKRVSDKYKVTPKIHFNEAVSEASYNKGKWTTKTNQGKTYVSDFLISATGILHHPARPNIQGLDTFQGKCFHTAEWNHSVDLKGKRIGIIGTGSTAAQVIPEIMKLGKKVSVFQRTPQWIVRVPDTNYTEKDKERWRKDSNILKRFHKWYTFAVEQTFSKAVIGKKIPHLLMSFLCKRNLKNSVKDPVLRAKLTPDYRVGCKRVIVNSTFYDAIQKPNADLVTDGIEKITEKGVVTKDGKLHELDVLILATGFHPFNFMRPMNLTGKNGISIETVWGKKVQAYRSLFIPHFPNFVLMLGPNTPIGNFSVIAMSEVQTKYVLKVINDWRNKKFDEIETTEVALKNFAAYLKAGMKNTVWLGGCQSWYLDPDGDPAMWPYTWSRWEKEMKTPNYNDFEMKSF; from the coding sequence ATGACAGCACCCATACTGAGAAATCCATCTGTTGTGGTTATCGGTGCCGGTATGACCGGAATCCTACTTGCCATTGAATTAGAAAAAGCAGGGATCACAGACATTACCATCTTAGAGAAAAAAAGTGACCTTGGTGGGACTTGGAGAGAAAACACATATCCGGGAGTTGCTTGTGATATCCCAGCACATATGTACACTTATAGTTTCGAACCCAATCCAGAGTGGAGCCATAGGTTTGCTCACGGAGACGAAATCCAAGCTTATTTTAAACGAGTCAGTGATAAATACAAAGTTACCCCAAAAATCCATTTTAATGAAGCGGTTTCCGAAGCTTCCTATAACAAAGGTAAGTGGACAACAAAAACGAATCAGGGAAAAACTTACGTATCCGATTTTCTAATTTCGGCGACGGGAATTTTACACCACCCTGCCCGCCCTAACATTCAAGGACTCGATACTTTCCAAGGGAAATGTTTTCACACAGCTGAATGGAACCATTCAGTGGATCTAAAAGGAAAAAGAATTGGGATCATTGGCACAGGTTCCACCGCAGCTCAAGTCATTCCCGAAATCATGAAACTGGGGAAAAAAGTTTCAGTTTTCCAAAGAACTCCTCAGTGGATTGTCCGTGTCCCTGACACCAATTACACGGAAAAAGACAAAGAACGTTGGAGAAAAGACAGTAACATTCTAAAACGATTTCATAAATGGTATACGTTTGCTGTAGAACAAACTTTTTCCAAAGCGGTGATTGGTAAGAAAATTCCACATTTGCTTATGAGTTTTCTTTGTAAAAGGAATCTAAAAAATTCTGTTAAGGATCCAGTTTTACGTGCCAAACTAACACCTGATTATCGAGTCGGTTGTAAACGAGTAATCGTAAACTCCACTTTTTATGATGCCATCCAAAAACCTAATGCTGATTTGGTAACAGATGGGATCGAAAAAATTACAGAGAAAGGTGTGGTGACTAAAGATGGGAAACTCCATGAACTTGATGTTTTGATTCTTGCCACTGGATTTCATCCATTTAATTTCATGCGCCCAATGAACCTAACAGGAAAAAATGGAATCTCCATCGAAACTGTTTGGGGGAAAAAAGTGCAAGCTTATAGATCACTTTTTATTCCGCATTTCCCCAATTTTGTCTTGATGTTAGGACCAAATACTCCTATTGGAAATTTTTCCGTGATTGCGATGAGTGAAGTGCAAACCAAATACGTTTTGAAAGTCATAAATGATTGGAGAAATAAGAAATTTGACGAAATTGAAACTACAGAAGTGGCACTTAAAAATTTTGCAGCCTATCTCAAAGCTGGTATGAAAAATACTGTTTGGCTCGGTGGTTGTCAAAGTTGGTATTTAGATCCAGATGGTGATCCTGCGATGTGGCCTTACACTTGGAGTCGTTGGGAAAAGGAAATGAAAACTCCAAATTACAATGACTTTGAAATGAAATCTTTCTAA
- a CDS encoding L,D-transpeptidase family protein, whose amino-acid sequence MITVLFSFLYFFSLIPLSSAENSLVDSPHLNSEQILFITAKPGETTGYLDFYALTEGEWAPVLEKIPVHLGKSGLTRGEDKREGDGNTPAGIFPLKRILGKQKREIQNLEYTEIKKYHHWNDSSSSKNYNQLITHKEKGAVALWNSSIYDLLIVIEHNTKPAIPGLGSMIFLHPWNEDKPTSGCIGISKEILETIVLKLDGNKNPSILILSLE is encoded by the coding sequence TTGATCACTGTTCTTTTTAGTTTTCTCTATTTTTTTTCTCTCATACCTCTTTCTAGTGCAGAAAATTCGCTGGTAGATTCTCCACACCTGAACTCAGAACAGATCCTTTTCATTACTGCAAAACCAGGTGAGACCACCGGATATTTAGATTTTTACGCACTCACTGAGGGCGAATGGGCACCCGTCCTTGAAAAAATACCGGTGCACCTTGGTAAAAGTGGACTCACAAGAGGTGAGGATAAAAGGGAAGGGGACGGAAACACTCCCGCTGGAATTTTTCCTTTAAAAAGAATCCTTGGCAAACAAAAAAGAGAAATTCAAAATTTAGAATACACTGAAATTAAAAAATACCACCATTGGAATGATTCTTCCTCTTCCAAAAATTATAACCAACTCATAACACACAAAGAGAAAGGAGCCGTGGCTCTTTGGAACTCTAGTATTTATGATCTATTGATAGTTATAGAGCATAATACTAAGCCAGCAATACCCGGTTTAGGAAGTATGATTTTTTTACATCCGTGGAATGAGGACAAACCCACATCAGGTTGTATCGGAATCTCTAAGGAAATCCTAGAAACCATTGTATTGAAGTTAGACGGTAATAAAAATCCAAGTATATTGATTCTTTCTTTGGAATAA
- a CDS encoding vitamin B12-dependent ribonucleotide reductase yields the protein MKIERHFTKGNTGLYPNLTWVRKDSKITNTDGSVVFEANGVEVPDFWSQVATDILAQKYFRRKGVPKYLKKVAEKGIPEWLQRSVPDDEKLSALNPEDRFVGESDSKQVFHRLAGCWTYWGYKHGYFTDEDSARVFYEEVIFMLASQMAAPNSPQWFNTGLHWAYGIDGKSQGHYYVDPKSGKLVRSASSYEHPQPHACFIQSVDDDLVNEGGIMDLWVREARLFKYGSGTGTNFSNLRAANESLSGGGKSSGLMSFLKIGDRAAGAIKSGGTTRRAAKMVCLDMDHPDIEEFIDWKVQEEKKVASLVTGSILNNRLLNDIMNACSSAKQTLGEETYDPTANVDLKKAIQKARKAFVPDNYIKRVIDLSKQGYKDLLFEELTTDWQSEAYNTVSGQNSNNSVRITNEFMEAVEKDLPFHLYNRTEKEKAKAANREAKPSKTLRARDLWERIANAAWNSADPGTQYHSTINEWHTCPEDGAINASNPCSEYMFLDNTACNLASANLVKFLKEDGSFDVAGYRYLNKIWTIILEVSVLMAQFPSKEIAELSYKFRTLGLGYANLGSLLMIMGIPYDSQEAMAVTGAISSIMHMTSYATSAEMAKELGPFAGYEKNKNHMLRVIRNHRRAAYNAPKEEYEGLTITPVGINPSFLPSYLLEAAKEDSDRALELGELYGYRNAQVTVIAPTGTIGLVMDCDTTGIEPDFALVKYKKLAGGGYFKIINQSVPAALKKLGYSQAEQDAIVNYCKGHATFNGAPGVNTARLKEKGFTEDVLEKLEKQLPFVFDIQFAFNKFTLGEDFLSKTLGIDPAVYNSMGFNLLETLGFSADEISQANDYVCGTMTIENAPFIKEKDLAVFDCANKCGKYGKRFLSYQSHIRIMAAAQPFISGAISKTINLPEEATIEDVKNAYLMSWKVMIKANALYRDGSKLSQPLNSVFQLLSAVGEEEEELQTSSAPKTVTEVAEKLVYKYIAERRKLPHRRAGYTQKAMVGGHKVYLRTGEYEDGQLGEIFIDMHKEGAAFRSLTNAFAIAVSLGLQHGVPLEEFVEAFTFFKFEPNGMVSGNPHIKMSTSVIDYIFRELAITYLGRYDLAQVSPEDLRTDEVGRKADPAKDLVGKQESSGLRVPLQVAPISMKSVLEEKPEVAAVAGGTPTAAQSAAATLKIIGEARTKGYTGDSCTECGSFQMVRNGACLKCISCGSTTGCS from the coding sequence ATGAAAATTGAGAGGCATTTTACCAAAGGGAATACGGGTCTTTACCCGAATTTAACTTGGGTCCGTAAGGATTCTAAAATTACGAATACTGACGGGTCAGTTGTATTTGAGGCCAACGGAGTGGAAGTTCCGGATTTTTGGTCGCAGGTAGCAACAGATATCCTCGCGCAGAAATACTTTCGAAGAAAAGGTGTTCCCAAATATTTAAAGAAGGTAGCGGAAAAGGGAATTCCTGAATGGTTGCAACGTTCTGTTCCTGATGATGAAAAACTTTCCGCTCTCAATCCAGAAGACAGATTTGTAGGAGAATCAGACTCTAAACAAGTTTTCCACCGCCTTGCTGGCTGTTGGACGTATTGGGGTTATAAACACGGTTATTTTACGGATGAAGACAGTGCTCGTGTTTTCTATGAAGAAGTTATTTTTATGCTCGCAAGCCAAATGGCGGCACCTAATTCCCCACAGTGGTTCAATACAGGACTCCACTGGGCGTATGGAATTGATGGGAAATCACAAGGGCATTACTATGTGGATCCTAAATCGGGAAAACTTGTAAGATCAGCCTCTTCTTACGAACACCCACAACCCCATGCCTGTTTCATCCAATCTGTGGATGACGATTTAGTCAACGAAGGTGGAATCATGGACCTTTGGGTTCGTGAAGCTCGTCTTTTCAAATACGGATCTGGTACAGGAACCAACTTTTCTAATTTACGTGCTGCCAACGAATCTCTTTCAGGTGGTGGAAAAAGTTCAGGGCTTATGTCTTTCCTTAAAATTGGGGACAGAGCTGCGGGAGCCATCAAATCAGGAGGAACCACTCGTCGTGCTGCGAAGATGGTTTGTCTTGATATGGATCATCCAGACATCGAAGAGTTCATTGATTGGAAAGTACAAGAAGAGAAAAAAGTGGCCTCCCTTGTTACGGGTTCCATTCTCAATAACCGTCTGCTCAATGATATTATGAATGCTTGTTCTTCCGCCAAACAAACACTTGGTGAAGAAACCTATGACCCAACTGCCAATGTAGATCTCAAAAAAGCGATCCAAAAGGCAAGAAAGGCATTTGTTCCAGACAACTACATCAAACGAGTCATCGACCTTTCCAAACAAGGTTACAAAGACTTACTATTTGAAGAATTAACCACTGACTGGCAATCCGAAGCTTATAACACGGTTTCTGGACAAAACTCCAATAACTCTGTGCGAATTACAAATGAGTTTATGGAAGCAGTGGAAAAAGACCTCCCCTTCCACCTTTACAATAGAACCGAAAAGGAAAAAGCAAAGGCCGCAAACAGAGAAGCAAAACCTTCTAAAACTTTACGTGCGCGTGATCTTTGGGAAAGAATTGCCAATGCTGCTTGGAACTCTGCAGATCCTGGAACGCAGTATCACAGCACAATCAACGAATGGCATACTTGCCCAGAAGATGGTGCGATCAATGCATCCAATCCATGTTCTGAGTATATGTTCCTCGACAACACAGCGTGTAACTTGGCTTCTGCGAACCTTGTTAAGTTCTTAAAAGAAGACGGAAGTTTTGATGTTGCGGGATACCGTTATTTAAACAAAATTTGGACCATCATCTTAGAAGTATCTGTCCTTATGGCGCAGTTCCCTTCCAAAGAAATTGCAGAACTCTCTTACAAGTTTAGAACTTTAGGACTGGGATATGCAAACCTTGGTTCTCTTCTGATGATCATGGGAATTCCTTATGATTCACAAGAAGCAATGGCAGTCACTGGTGCGATTTCTTCTATCATGCATATGACTTCTTACGCTACTTCAGCAGAGATGGCAAAAGAACTTGGACCGTTTGCTGGATACGAAAAAAACAAAAATCATATGCTCCGTGTGATTCGTAACCACAGACGTGCGGCTTACAATGCACCAAAAGAAGAATACGAAGGCCTGACCATCACTCCGGTAGGAATCAATCCGTCTTTTCTTCCTTCTTACTTACTCGAAGCAGCCAAAGAAGATTCCGACAGAGCCTTGGAACTTGGTGAATTGTATGGATACCGTAACGCACAGGTAACTGTGATTGCGCCGACTGGAACCATCGGTCTTGTGATGGACTGTGACACTACAGGAATCGAACCAGACTTTGCTCTCGTGAAATACAAAAAACTGGCTGGTGGTGGGTATTTTAAAATCATCAACCAATCCGTTCCGGCGGCTCTTAAAAAACTTGGTTATAGCCAAGCAGAACAAGATGCCATTGTGAACTACTGTAAAGGACATGCTACTTTTAACGGTGCTCCTGGTGTCAACACAGCTCGTTTGAAAGAAAAAGGTTTTACAGAAGATGTATTGGAAAAACTCGAAAAACAACTTCCATTTGTTTTTGATATCCAATTCGCTTTCAACAAATTCACATTAGGTGAAGATTTCCTTTCGAAAACTTTAGGAATTGACCCGGCAGTTTACAACTCTATGGGTTTTAATCTTTTGGAAACTCTTGGATTTTCTGCAGATGAAATTTCGCAAGCAAATGATTATGTTTGTGGAACCATGACTATCGAAAACGCACCTTTTATTAAAGAGAAGGACTTAGCAGTTTTTGATTGTGCAAACAAATGTGGAAAATACGGAAAACGTTTCTTATCTTATCAATCACATATCCGAATTATGGCTGCGGCACAACCATTCATTTCGGGTGCGATCTCCAAAACGATCAACCTTCCTGAGGAGGCAACCATCGAGGATGTGAAAAATGCATACCTCATGTCCTGGAAGGTAATGATCAAAGCTAACGCACTTTACCGTGACGGTTCTAAGCTTTCACAACCACTTAACTCCGTATTCCAATTGTTAAGTGCTGTGGGTGAGGAAGAGGAAGAACTCCAAACTTCTTCTGCTCCCAAAACGGTAACGGAAGTGGCGGAAAAACTTGTGTATAAATACATAGCGGAAAGAAGAAAACTTCCACATCGCCGTGCGGGTTATACACAAAAAGCAATGGTTGGTGGTCACAAAGTATATCTCCGCACAGGAGAATACGAAGATGGCCAACTCGGTGAAATCTTTATCGATATGCATAAAGAAGGAGCGGCTTTCCGTTCCCTTACGAATGCATTTGCGATTGCGGTTTCCCTTGGTTTACAACATGGAGTTCCGTTAGAAGAATTTGTAGAAGCTTTTACATTCTTCAAGTTTGAGCCAAACGGTATGGTTTCTGGCAACCCTCACATTAAGATGTCAACTTCTGTGATCGATTACATCTTTAGAGAACTTGCCATTACTTACCTGGGAAGATACGACTTGGCACAAGTATCTCCCGAAGACTTAAGAACAGATGAAGTAGGCAGAAAAGCAGATCCCGCAAAGGATCTCGTGGGAAAGCAGGAAAGTAGCGGACTCCGTGTTCCGCTACAAGTGGCACCTATCTCTATGAAATCTGTTTTGGAAGAAAAACCGGAAGTTGCGGCAGTCGCAGGCGGAACACCAACAGCAGCGCAATCGGCAGCGGCAACTCTCAAAATCATTGGAGAAGCAAGAACCAAAGGTTATACAGGAGATTCCTGTACAGAATGCGGTTCCTTTCAAATGGTTCGTAACGGCGCTTGCCTCAAGTGTATCTCTTGTGGGTCCACAACTGGCTGTTCGTAA
- the gspN gene encoding type II secretion system protein GspN: MLKEEELEEDFLSEEENEIQEILLEDEDDLFDEDGDEEHSKVNRKQVLTLIGIAFISFLVFTLFIFPLNEIVRSVLIKTGKETGIFLDAKEIHFPVIGRKSFDSFIASFPSGTSVKAEEISLGISLFGLLQSRLEGDANIGYFSFEGSEWAMSIQTLDIPLRLSPIDDKITKWNGEGEIDLSGGKIKESAEIPFLGSLKGTDIRKANIVFKIRSGKLLLERGSLESSLAKFQFQGVIRLSDTLSFSQLDLKVCFTLTEKFAQERQDLVGMVALLPQEGGKTCIPIRGTFSSPKVDLPNLNQLGGSTPKTEDTSIEPAPVP, encoded by the coding sequence ATGCTAAAAGAAGAAGAGTTAGAAGAAGATTTCCTCTCCGAAGAAGAAAACGAAATTCAAGAAATCCTTTTAGAAGACGAAGATGATTTGTTTGATGAGGATGGTGACGAAGAACATTCCAAAGTTAATCGCAAACAAGTGTTAACTTTGATAGGGATTGCCTTTATTTCTTTTCTAGTATTTACTTTATTTATTTTTCCACTGAATGAAATTGTTCGTTCTGTTCTCATCAAAACAGGGAAAGAAACAGGGATTTTTTTGGATGCGAAAGAGATCCATTTCCCTGTAATAGGACGTAAATCTTTTGATAGTTTTATTGCTAGTTTTCCTTCAGGAACTTCCGTGAAAGCTGAGGAAATCAGTTTAGGTATTTCTCTTTTTGGACTTCTACAGTCTAGATTAGAAGGTGATGCCAATATAGGTTATTTTAGTTTTGAAGGGAGTGAGTGGGCAATGAGTATCCAAACCTTGGACATTCCCCTTCGTCTTTCGCCCATTGATGATAAAATCACAAAATGGAATGGGGAAGGAGAAATTGATCTTTCTGGTGGAAAAATCAAAGAATCAGCTGAGATTCCATTTTTAGGTAGTCTTAAAGGAACTGACATTCGTAAGGCGAACATTGTTTTTAAAATTCGATCTGGGAAGTTACTTTTGGAACGCGGAAGTTTGGAATCTTCACTTGCTAAATTTCAATTTCAAGGTGTGATTCGTCTCTCAGACACTCTATCTTTTTCCCAATTGGATCTCAAAGTTTGTTTTACTTTGACAGAAAAATTTGCGCAAGAACGTCAGGACTTAGTAGGAATGGTGGCATTACTTCCGCAGGAAGGGGGCAAAACTTGTATTCCGATTCGTGGAACTTTTTCCTCTCCTAAAGTGGATCTTCCCAACTTAAATCAGTTAGGTGGCTCTACACCCAAAACAGAAGATACTTCGATTGAACCAGCTCCAGTTCCTTAA
- the pilM gene encoding cell division protein FtsA, which translates to MLSFDQYLAIDYGSTFLKGVLFKKVLGKVVILRTESLPVVELDESEGDPFEYNIIRFIQSFFPEENRFLLNLGIHNLFVRDLTVPLVSEKAIQEVLPFEVENLVPYPMEELEVIGKTWRVGKENSDVISFNVHHSELLRALKPFAKGDLSLSCLSLDSFALSSLVTKSYPLLVSDKTVLQLDLGGKYSILNVLFEGKLRHTRQIYIGGEDVSLEIANLLKIELEDARLIKESLPIGFLFEDNDKVEETKFLTKFHISQVQWKSLRKFILAKIEQLIHEVENSIFSLPETERPSLILLSGGASLYPGLTAYLEEKLGIKTGRYEFLGITDSSFVTAVATGTHFESRNRVNFLETGFAKRIHTNRFKLSAFKPHLILVSISLVLLFGVFVIGIILDKRKISANKKVLIEKYKNGIGGELGEEDDPLAEASKKLKAERKKTEIYRLFLSQESVLDVLNEATEQFPSPEVLPFILDQFNFEEKEIQIYGRVNEFGEIGTIQSALEKSEKFTNIQIQNKRLITGVNKFKVSFKIKMDVVTPKDEP; encoded by the coding sequence ATGTTATCATTTGACCAATACCTAGCTATCGATTATGGTTCCACGTTTCTAAAAGGTGTCCTTTTTAAAAAGGTACTTGGAAAAGTTGTGATCCTCCGAACAGAAAGCCTTCCCGTTGTGGAGCTTGATGAATCAGAAGGAGATCCCTTCGAATACAATATCATCCGTTTTATTCAAAGTTTTTTCCCTGAAGAAAACAGATTCCTACTTAATTTAGGTATTCATAATTTGTTTGTTCGCGATCTCACCGTCCCTTTGGTGTCAGAAAAAGCCATCCAGGAAGTTTTACCTTTTGAAGTAGAAAATCTAGTTCCTTATCCTATGGAAGAATTAGAGGTAATTGGGAAAACATGGAGAGTGGGTAAAGAAAACTCAGATGTGATTTCTTTTAATGTACACCATTCGGAACTTCTCCGTGCATTAAAACCATTTGCGAAAGGTGATCTTTCTCTATCTTGTTTATCACTAGATTCGTTTGCTTTGTCTTCTCTGGTAACAAAAAGTTATCCGTTGTTAGTTTCTGATAAGACTGTATTGCAGTTGGATCTTGGAGGCAAATACAGTATTCTTAATGTATTGTTCGAAGGTAAACTTCGTCATACACGTCAAATTTATATCGGTGGAGAAGATGTTAGTTTAGAAATTGCTAATTTACTGAAAATTGAACTTGAGGATGCACGACTCATAAAGGAATCTCTTCCGATTGGTTTTTTGTTCGAGGATAACGACAAAGTTGAAGAAACAAAATTTCTAACCAAATTTCATATTTCACAGGTGCAATGGAAATCTCTGCGAAAGTTTATTTTGGCTAAAATTGAACAACTGATTCATGAAGTTGAAAATAGTATTTTTTCTCTTCCCGAAACAGAAAGACCTAGTTTGATTCTTCTGTCTGGTGGAGCGAGTTTATACCCAGGCCTTACCGCTTATTTGGAAGAAAAACTTGGGATTAAAACGGGTAGATATGAATTTTTAGGAATTACCGATTCAAGTTTTGTAACGGCAGTTGCCACAGGAACTCACTTTGAATCTCGTAACCGCGTCAATTTTTTAGAAACCGGATTTGCTAAAAGAATTCATACCAATAGATTTAAATTATCTGCTTTTAAGCCACACTTAATTCTTGTTAGTATCTCTTTGGTTTTGCTATTTGGAGTTTTTGTCATCGGAATCATTTTAGATAAACGTAAAATATCCGCTAACAAAAAAGTGTTAATAGAAAAATACAAAAATGGAATTGGCGGGGAACTAGGGGAAGAAGACGATCCCCTAGCAGAGGCCAGTAAAAAGTTAAAAGCTGAACGTAAAAAAACGGAAATTTACCGTTTGTTTCTTTCCCAGGAAAGTGTTCTGGATGTTTTGAATGAAGCCACCGAACAGTTTCCTTCTCCAGAAGTTTTGCCTTTCATTTTGGATCAGTTTAATTTTGAGGAAAAGGAAATTCAGATCTACGGTCGTGTGAATGAGTTTGGGGAAATTGGTACCATCCAATCGGCACTAGAAAAGTCGGAAAAATTTACCAATATACAGATTCAAAACAAGAGACTGATCACTGGGGTCAATAAATTCAAAGTCAGCTTTAAAATCAAAATGGATGTTGTCACTCCAAAGGATGAACCATAA
- a CDS encoding general secretion pathway protein GspK gives MNRLRIQSFSSNKKIKRGFMVYLLVMAIGTASMFTASKFFEDAATEYRVARSQADGFKAHMLAKAGFMGAVGALKKIPEEVLYQSGLAMDPPPIPLGGGVIYYTMSPEDGKININSLVKIYDDQPNQRTIEMVTRLFYQFGLKREMIFPILDWIDENHQETGGGAEQYYYSRLSPPRKIKNAPLYSLSELLSVKGYDRSIVYESLKPKDYDKNNSKDFMTEEERALRSDKDYVLSNNITAYLPAGDSYDDRININTAPYFVLISLSDFMTKQAAMKILKLKLQKGGYIKELKDLETEPEFQVKTTGDLTLYKELAGEGTEVSGGRIKTKGEVYKITGVGIIKDKVVRKVSGLFDLTNNQMLYYTED, from the coding sequence ATGAATCGCTTGCGCATCCAGTCATTCTCTTCAAATAAAAAAATAAAAAGGGGATTTATGGTCTATCTTCTTGTGATGGCCATAGGTACTGCTTCAATGTTTACGGCTTCAAAATTTTTTGAAGATGCAGCAACGGAATACCGTGTGGCAAGGTCCCAAGCGGATGGATTTAAAGCCCATATGCTCGCCAAAGCAGGGTTTATGGGTGCTGTAGGTGCCTTAAAAAAAATACCAGAAGAAGTTTTATACCAATCAGGTTTGGCGATGGACCCCCCACCGATTCCGTTAGGGGGTGGTGTGATTTATTACACAATGAGTCCCGAAGATGGTAAAATTAATATTAATTCGCTAGTCAAAATTTACGACGACCAACCGAACCAAAGAACTATTGAGATGGTCACTAGACTTTTTTACCAATTTGGTTTAAAACGGGAAATGATTTTCCCGATTTTGGATTGGATCGATGAAAACCACCAAGAAACGGGGGGTGGAGCTGAGCAGTACTATTACAGTCGGCTTTCCCCACCAAGAAAAATCAAAAATGCTCCCCTATATTCCCTTTCAGAACTCCTCAGTGTGAAAGGATATGACCGGTCTATTGTTTATGAGAGTTTGAAGCCAAAGGATTATGATAAAAATAACTCCAAAGACTTTATGACGGAGGAGGAAAGAGCCCTTCGTTCCGATAAAGATTATGTGCTCTCCAATAATATCACAGCTTATTTGCCTGCAGGTGATTCTTATGATGACCGAATTAATATCAATACGGCTCCCTATTTTGTCCTCATCTCCCTTTCCGACTTTATGACCAAACAAGCCGCTATGAAAATTTTGAAACTCAAGTTGCAGAAAGGAGGCTATATTAAAGAATTGAAAGATCTGGAGACCGAACCTGAATTCCAAGTGAAAACTACCGGAGATTTAACTCTGTATAAGGAACTGGCAGGAGAAGGAACGGAAGTCTCTGGTGGGCGTATCAAAACCAAAGGCGAAGTATATAAAATTACAGGGGTTGGGATTATAAAGGATAAAGTGGTTCGAAAGGTTTCTGGTCTTTTTGACTTAACCAACAACCAAATGTTATACTACACTGAAGATTAA
- a CDS encoding type II secretion system protein GspJ, translated as MFVVRKYRRGFTLVEISIVVMIMAVIFTGIFSVFYTANKISKKGASNKGANRKDILYAMENIRGTIARTYFIDNQKRILFVGKQDGVTGSRNDRVVFATSNPNSEEEGQASVREVSFYLRKMPNPKMEGLSYLIRREDEMIDTFPTQGGVEHVLLENVKSFQMKFSERGDKWVDDWNSRTTKKIPRLVRFEIISLVGNVFVKYESLAHPVILFK; from the coding sequence ATGTTTGTAGTTAGGAAATATCGCCGTGGTTTCACCTTGGTGGAGATTTCTATCGTAGTAATGATTATGGCAGTGATTTTTACTGGAATTTTTTCTGTTTTTTATACGGCCAATAAAATCTCCAAAAAAGGAGCCTCGAATAAAGGTGCCAACAGAAAGGACATACTCTACGCAATGGAAAATATTCGAGGAACCATCGCCCGTACTTACTTTATTGATAACCAAAAACGAATTTTATTTGTAGGTAAACAAGATGGTGTGACTGGATCAAGAAATGATCGGGTAGTATTTGCAACATCGAATCCAAATTCGGAGGAAGAAGGGCAAGCGTCAGTCAGAGAGGTGTCTTTTTATTTGCGGAAAATGCCAAATCCAAAAATGGAAGGATTGTCTTATTTGATTCGCAGGGAAGATGAGATGATCGACACCTTTCCTACGCAAGGTGGTGTTGAACATGTATTACTTGAAAATGTAAAAAGTTTTCAGATGAAGTTTTCGGAACGTGGAGACAAATGGGTAGACGATTGGAATTCTAGGACCACGAAAAAAATTCCAAGGCTCGTTCGATTTGAAATTATATCACTTGTGGGAAATGTTTTTGTTAAATATGAATCGCTTGCGCATCCAGTCATTCTCTTCAAATAA
- a CDS encoding prepilin-type N-terminal cleavage/methylation domain-containing protein has protein sequence MLNHSLSKLKSPGFTLFEVTIAMAMAAMVMTYTYSLIAEGISYQKKAVLLANAVHLAKIKMAQVDSSTTMQTDTTRGSIDAFPGYTFETEIKEEEMDLLKLAGGPNAEELRKKAPKDMLGDKDVGFSDLMKKRGQKKSFETGGVLKVFRVKVSIFYMDGNKKETYSVETFRSTKY, from the coding sequence ATGCTAAACCACAGTCTAAGTAAACTAAAGTCACCAGGATTCACACTCTTTGAAGTTACGATCGCAATGGCTATGGCTGCGATGGTAATGACTTATACCTATTCTTTGATTGCGGAAGGAATTTCTTATCAGAAAAAAGCAGTACTACTCGCAAATGCAGTCCACCTTGCCAAAATAAAAATGGCACAAGTGGATTCCTCCACCACTATGCAAACCGATACCACTCGTGGTTCCATTGATGCCTTTCCTGGATACACCTTCGAAACTGAAATTAAAGAAGAAGAAATGGATCTTCTCAAACTTGCTGGTGGACCCAATGCAGAGGAACTCCGGAAAAAAGCACCTAAAGATATGTTAGGTGATAAAGATGTAGGCTTCAGTGATCTTATGAAAAAAAGAGGCCAGAAAAAGAGTTTTGAGACCGGGGGAGTACTTAAAGTATTTAGAGTTAAGGTTTCCATCTTTTATATGGATGGAAATAAAAAAGAAACCTATAGTGTCGAAACATTCAGGAGTACAAAATACTAA